In the Candidatus Methylomirabilis limnetica genome, AGTGGAAAGCTTGGATGCGCATGAACTTGGGCATATCGACCGACTGTGGGTTGCGGAGGCAAAGCGCAGGCGGGACGAAGTACGAAACGGGCGCGTCGAGGCTATCCCTGGGGACGAGGCTCTCCAGAAGGTGCGTGACGCCGTTCGGCGATGAAATGGAATTTCCACC is a window encoding:
- a CDS encoding addiction module protein; translation: MATTVEKLAEQAMTLSTESRARLADLLVESLDAHELGHIDRLWVAEAKRRRDEVRNGRVEAIPGDEALQKVRDAVRR